One genomic window of Ruminococcus gauvreauii includes the following:
- a CDS encoding NusG domain II-containing protein, with amino-acid sequence MKKRDMILIGAVLASALVLWMVSRALIPDEGSMLRITVDNEVYGEYPLDQDQTIAINDTNICEIRDGKAKMIKADCPDHLCIKTAAVTKNGGTIVCLPNRVFLEVVHPADSDAVPDAVAS; translated from the coding sequence ATGAAAAAAAGAGATATGATCTTAATCGGAGCTGTTCTGGCATCGGCCCTCGTATTATGGATGGTTTCACGTGCACTGATACCGGACGAGGGCAGTATGCTTCGTATCACGGTGGACAACGAAGTGTACGGGGAATATCCGCTGGACCAGGATCAGACGATTGCGATCAATGATACGAATATATGTGAGATAAGAGATGGAAAGGCAAAGATGATAAAGGCTGACTGTCCGGATCATCTCTGCATAAAGACAGCGGCTGTGACAAAAAACGGCGGGACGATCGTATGCCTGCCGAACCGGGTATTTCTGGAGGTCGTACATCCGGCGGATTCGGATGCAGTTCCGGATGCAGTCGCATCCTGA
- the rsxA gene encoding electron transport complex subunit RsxA, which produces MKELLIIAIGAAMVNNVVLSQFLGLCPFLGVSKKTDTAAGMGGAVIFVITIASLCTSLIYKFILVPLDMTYLKTIAFILVIAALVQLVEMILKKTMPSLYQALGVYLPLITTNCAVLGVALTNVQNGYGVLEGTVCGIATAVGFTIAIVLMAGLREKIEYNDIPEAFQGMPIVLLTAGLMSIAFFGFAGLV; this is translated from the coding sequence TTGAAAGAATTATTAATCATTGCCATCGGCGCTGCCATGGTAAATAACGTTGTTCTGAGTCAGTTCCTGGGCCTGTGTCCGTTTCTTGGCGTATCCAAAAAGACGGATACGGCTGCCGGAATGGGCGGTGCGGTTATTTTCGTTATTACGATTGCATCACTGTGCACCAGCCTGATCTACAAATTCATACTGGTACCGCTGGATATGACATATCTGAAGACGATCGCATTCATTCTTGTGATCGCAGCACTCGTTCAGCTTGTGGAGATGATCCTGAAGAAAACCATGCCGTCCCTGTATCAGGCGCTCGGTGTGTATCTTCCGCTGATCACCACCAACTGTGCCGTGCTGGGTGTTGCGCTTACGAATGTTCAGAATGGTTATGGTGTGTTGGAAGGTACTGTCTGCGGGATCGCCACTGCTGTCGGTTTTACGATCGCGATCGTGCTGATGGCCGGTCTTCGGGAGAAGATCGAATACAATGATATTCCGGAAGCTTTCCAGGGAATGCCGATCGTTCTTCTGACGGCGGGACTGATGTCCATCGCATTCTTTGGATTTGCCGGACTGGTTTAA
- the rsxE gene encoding electron transport complex subunit RsxE yields the protein MKTNSPVERLYNGIIKENPTFVLMLGMCPTLAVTTSAMNGLGMGLTTAVILTLSNLMISLLRKVIPDGVRMPAYIVVVASFVTIVELLLEGFIPSLYSALGIYIPLIVVNCIILGRAESYASKNKIVSSVFDGIGMGLGFTVALTLIGLFRELLGAGQIFGFQIMPASYQPITIFILAPGAFFVLAMLVAFQNKFKIGSARVKEDGTKACSKDSCMNCTNTICGGKALSEQTRDKE from the coding sequence ATGAAAACGAATTCACCGGTGGAACGTCTGTATAACGGTATAATCAAAGAAAACCCGACCTTCGTACTGATGCTTGGTATGTGTCCGACACTTGCAGTTACCACTTCGGCTATGAACGGACTGGGAATGGGGCTGACCACAGCGGTCATTCTTACCCTGTCCAACCTGATGATCTCGCTGCTGCGAAAGGTGATACCGGATGGTGTCCGCATGCCGGCTTATATTGTTGTGGTAGCGTCATTTGTAACGATTGTGGAACTGCTGCTGGAGGGATTTATCCCGAGTCTGTATTCTGCGCTCGGCATTTATATTCCTTTGATTGTAGTAAACTGTATCATCCTTGGCCGTGCAGAATCCTACGCATCCAAGAATAAGATCGTGTCGTCTGTCTTTGACGGTATCGGAATGGGACTTGGGTTTACAGTAGCGCTGACCCTGATCGGTCTGTTCAGAGAATTACTCGGCGCGGGACAGATCTTCGGTTTTCAGATCATGCCGGCTTCGTATCAGCCTATCACAATATTTATCCTGGCACCGGGAGCATTCTTCGTGCTTGCAATGCTGGTAGCCTTCCAGAATAAGTTTAAAATCGGAAGTGCGCGTGTTAAAGAAGACGGTACGAAGGCATGTTCCAAAGACAGCTGTATGAACTGCACAAATACAATTTGCGGTGGTAAAGCACTGTCGGAGCAGACACGGGATAAAGAATAG
- a CDS encoding RnfABCDGE type electron transport complex subunit D encodes MSELLHVSSSPHARSRVKTDYIMLMVVIALLPASIFGIYNFGFRALMLICVSIAACVLTEFIYEKLMKLPVTIGDFSAVLTGLLLALNLPASVSWWIPVLGGVFAILIVKQLFGGLGQNFMNPALAARCFLLISFAGQMTNYAVPGGAFGNIAVDTVSGATPLLALKTGGSVDLMSMFVGNVQGTIGETSVIALLIGAIFLVCLRVIDLRIPLTYIVTLLIFAAVFGGHGLDPTYLLGQLFGGGLMLGAWFMATDYVTSPITKKGKIVYGIILGILTGIFRLFGGTAEGVSYAIIFGNLLVPLIERVTMPVAFGLEKGGKRNG; translated from the coding sequence ATGAGTGAATTATTACATGTGTCGTCATCACCGCATGCGCGTTCCAGGGTAAAGACGGATTATATCATGCTGATGGTAGTGATCGCATTACTGCCGGCAAGTATTTTCGGTATCTATAATTTTGGATTCCGTGCGCTGATGCTTATCTGTGTCAGTATCGCAGCCTGTGTGCTGACAGAATTTATCTATGAGAAACTGATGAAGCTGCCGGTTACGATCGGAGACTTCAGTGCCGTTCTGACCGGGCTTTTGCTGGCGCTGAATCTTCCCGCCAGTGTATCCTGGTGGATTCCTGTTCTCGGCGGAGTGTTTGCGATCCTGATCGTCAAACAGCTGTTCGGCGGCCTGGGACAGAATTTCATGAACCCTGCACTCGCGGCCAGATGTTTTCTGCTGATCTCATTTGCGGGCCAGATGACGAACTATGCCGTACCTGGCGGTGCATTTGGGAATATCGCTGTGGATACCGTATCCGGGGCAACCCCGCTGCTGGCTCTGAAGACGGGCGGAAGTGTTGACCTGATGAGCATGTTTGTCGGCAATGTTCAGGGAACGATTGGTGAGACATCCGTGATCGCACTTCTGATCGGAGCGATTTTCCTGGTCTGTCTGCGCGTGATCGATCTTCGGATTCCGCTTACATATATTGTTACGCTTCTGATCTTTGCAGCAGTTTTCGGAGGACACGGACTGGATCCCACATATCTTCTCGGGCAGCTGTTCGGCGGCGGTCTGATGCTTGGTGCATGGTTCATGGCGACCGACTACGTAACTTCACCGATCACAAAAAAGGGAAAGATTGTCTATGGTATTATTCTCGGTATTCTGACAGGAATTTTCCGCCTTTTTGGAGGTACAGCAGAGGGTGTATCTTATGCGATCATCTTTGGCAACCTTCTTGTTCCGCTGATTGAACGTGTGACGATGCCTGTTGCATTCGGTCTGGAAAAAGGAGGGAAGCGTAATGGGTAA
- a CDS encoding RnfABCDGE type electron transport complex subunit B, producing MEIIIISAVIIGGIGLVIGLLLGLAGKKFAVEVDEREVAVRDALPGNNCGGCGYPGCDGLAAAIVKGEAAVNACPVGGAEAAAVIGKVMGQEVSETTRQVAFVRCGGSCSKAKNEYEYYGVEDCNMMIYVPNGGAKICNEGCLGFGSCVKACAFDALHIEDGIAVVDREKCKACGKCITACPQHLIDLVPYEQKTLVKCKCEQKGKAVITGCDAGCISCMKCVKNCPADAITMENNVAKIDFEKCTNCGTCQEVCPRHCIVSEF from the coding sequence ATGGAAATTATTATAATATCGGCAGTCATCATCGGCGGCATCGGCCTCGTGATTGGTCTGCTGCTGGGACTTGCAGGAAAGAAATTTGCGGTTGAGGTAGACGAAAGAGAAGTAGCCGTGCGGGATGCGCTTCCGGGAAACAACTGCGGAGGCTGCGGCTATCCCGGATGTGATGGTCTGGCTGCGGCAATTGTAAAAGGTGAAGCGGCTGTGAATGCATGTCCGGTGGGCGGGGCAGAAGCTGCCGCCGTCATCGGAAAAGTAATGGGGCAGGAAGTCTCCGAAACTACGAGACAGGTTGCGTTTGTGCGCTGCGGCGGAAGCTGTTCCAAGGCCAAGAACGAATATGAGTATTACGGCGTGGAAGACTGTAACATGATGATCTATGTGCCGAACGGAGGCGCTAAAATCTGTAACGAGGGATGTCTCGGCTTTGGAAGCTGCGTGAAGGCGTGTGCTTTTGACGCACTTCATATTGAGGACGGAATCGCAGTCGTAGACCGTGAGAAATGTAAGGCATGCGGTAAATGTATCACGGCATGTCCGCAGCATCTGATTGACCTTGTACCTTATGAGCAGAAAACACTTGTGAAGTGTAAATGTGAGCAAAAAGGCAAAGCAGTCATCACGGGATGTGACGCAGGATGTATCAGCTGTATGAAATGCGTGAAAAACTGTCCTGCTGATGCGATTACAATGGAGAACAACGTTGCAAAAATTGATTTTGAAAAATGCACGAACTGCGGCACATGTCAGGAAGTCTGCCCGCGCCACTGTATTGTCAGTGAATTTTAA
- a CDS encoding cell division protein ZapA: MPTKNTTQVLIGGKIIKLSGYESEEYLQKVAAYLNNKIAELGELPGYNRQPVETKSTLLSLNIADDYFKAKKQAEVFEEDSQGKDKEVYDLKHELIAVQIQLENALKELEAVRAEKQSLSQQASKLQSDMEELLK, translated from the coding sequence ATGCCTACAAAAAATACAACACAGGTCTTGATCGGCGGAAAAATCATTAAGCTGAGCGGATATGAGAGTGAGGAATATCTGCAGAAGGTGGCTGCATATCTGAATAATAAAATTGCAGAGCTGGGCGAACTTCCAGGATACAACCGTCAGCCTGTTGAGACAAAGAGCACGCTTTTGAGCCTGAATATTGCAGATGATTACTTTAAGGCAAAAAAACAGGCGGAAGTGTTTGAAGAGGATTCTCAGGGAAAAGATAAAGAAGTATATGATCTGAAGCATGAGCTGATAGCAGTACAGATTCAGCTTGAAAATGCGTTAAAAGAGCTGGAGGCAGTCAGGGCAGAGAAACAGTCTCTGTCGCAGCAGGCGTCAAAACTGCAGAGTGATATGGAAGAACTTTTAAAATAG
- a CDS encoding U32 family peptidase, which yields MRAELLAPAGSYEAMTAAYHAGADAVYIGGEKFGARAYADNPDSAHMLEAIDYAHLHGKQLYLTVNTMLKERELENELYDYLLPFYRRGLDAVIVQDFGVFAFIKKEFPGLPIHCSTQMTITGAAGAKLLEQLGADRIVTARELSLQEIRDIRSHTKLEIESFVHGALCYCYSGQCLFSSMLGGRSGNRGKCAQPCRLPYQVSEGRRALNDEKTAYVLSPKDMCTIDLLPEILEAGVTSLKIEGRMKKPEYTAGVVSIYRKYLDLAIAGQPYEVAGEDRRELFDLYNRDGFHQGYYRQRNGRKMMALRNEKALKKKDGQFRNEALFERISEEYVQPKDPVTVRARVSLHAGEKARMELFACGCSAFFQGPEVSQAVKQPLSKERVVKQLRKTGTTVFEIRELSLEMADDIFMPVQALNELRRGALASLEQEILKKFFRETFRSMNDSVQTVKPSHKGVDLPVWASAETREQISALLGSGAVTRIYALCSAFYGARFLENAGMYVRDCTKLGIEPYLMLPYMLREEKTEELFAALTDLKKTGIRGFLVHNLEQYALLKKAGMQECAVLNASMSAWNHRGILLFDRLGIEGDTVPAELNAQEIRERCNTGSEMVVYGHAVLMISAQCVKKNLDTCQKADSLLFLRDRYKKQFPVKCDCSFCYNTIYNSIPTGLLQEYQEIKELGVRAVRLNFTIEDSKRTAAIAREFSEAYHMGRLSQHSGEFTKGHFRRGV from the coding sequence ATGAGAGCAGAATTGCTGGCGCCGGCCGGTTCTTATGAAGCGATGACGGCAGCTTACCATGCGGGAGCTGACGCAGTCTATATTGGCGGTGAAAAATTTGGAGCGAGAGCTTACGCGGATAATCCGGACAGCGCGCATATGCTGGAGGCAATAGACTATGCGCACCTGCACGGGAAGCAGTTATACCTGACTGTCAACACGATGCTGAAAGAGCGGGAGTTGGAGAATGAATTATACGATTATCTGCTCCCCTTCTATCGGCGGGGGCTGGATGCGGTCATCGTCCAGGATTTTGGTGTTTTTGCTTTTATAAAAAAAGAATTCCCAGGGCTACCCATACACTGCAGTACCCAGATGACAATCACCGGAGCGGCTGGCGCAAAGCTTCTGGAACAGCTGGGCGCGGACCGTATTGTGACGGCAAGGGAACTGTCACTGCAGGAGATACGGGACATCAGGAGCCACACAAAGCTCGAGATCGAGAGTTTTGTTCACGGTGCACTGTGCTATTGCTATTCCGGTCAGTGCCTGTTCAGCAGCATGCTGGGAGGACGCAGCGGAAACCGGGGAAAATGCGCACAGCCCTGCCGTCTGCCGTATCAGGTATCTGAGGGCAGAAGAGCATTGAACGACGAAAAAACAGCGTATGTGCTGAGTCCGAAAGACATGTGTACAATCGATCTGCTGCCGGAGATACTGGAAGCCGGTGTGACCTCTCTGAAGATCGAAGGCCGGATGAAAAAGCCGGAATATACGGCGGGTGTTGTCAGCATTTACCGGAAATATCTGGATCTGGCAATCGCAGGACAGCCCTATGAGGTGGCGGGGGAGGACAGGCGGGAACTGTTTGACCTGTATAACCGTGACGGCTTTCATCAGGGATATTACAGACAGAGGAACGGGCGCAAAATGATGGCACTCCGAAATGAAAAGGCGCTGAAAAAGAAAGACGGCCAATTTCGAAATGAGGCGTTGTTTGAGCGGATATCAGAGGAGTACGTACAGCCGAAGGATCCGGTCACGGTGCGCGCCAGGGTTTCCCTGCATGCGGGGGAGAAAGCCCGGATGGAGCTCTTTGCCTGCGGATGTTCTGCGTTTTTTCAGGGACCGGAGGTTTCGCAGGCTGTGAAACAGCCGCTGTCGAAGGAACGCGTGGTGAAACAGCTGAGGAAGACGGGAACCACGGTATTTGAGATCCGGGAACTGTCTCTGGAGATGGCGGATGATATTTTCATGCCGGTGCAGGCGTTGAATGAGCTGCGCCGCGGGGCGCTCGCATCACTGGAACAGGAGATTTTAAAAAAATTTTTCAGGGAAACCTTCCGAAGTATGAATGATTCCGTACAAACGGTGAAACCTTCACATAAAGGGGTCGATCTGCCGGTCTGGGCTTCGGCGGAAACGAGGGAGCAGATAAGCGCCCTGCTGGGTTCGGGTGCAGTGACGAGAATTTATGCATTGTGTTCCGCATTTTACGGCGCACGGTTTTTAGAAAATGCCGGGATGTATGTGCGGGATTGTACGAAACTTGGCATAGAACCGTATCTGATGCTTCCGTATATGCTGCGTGAGGAGAAGACGGAAGAGCTTTTTGCAGCCCTCACTGATCTGAAGAAGACGGGAATCCGCGGATTTCTCGTGCATAATCTGGAACAGTATGCGCTGCTAAAAAAAGCAGGGATGCAGGAGTGTGCGGTGCTGAACGCGTCGATGTCAGCGTGGAACCACAGAGGAATACTGCTGTTTGACCGGCTCGGTATCGAGGGTGACACCGTTCCTGCGGAATTAAACGCACAGGAGATCAGAGAACGCTGCAATACGGGCAGCGAAATGGTGGTTTACGGGCATGCGGTGCTGATGATATCCGCACAGTGTGTGAAGAAGAATCTGGATACCTGCCAAAAGGCAGATTCCCTGCTTTTTCTGCGAGACCGCTATAAAAAGCAATTTCCTGTAAAATGTGACTGCAGTTTCTGTTATAATACCATATATAACAGTATACCCACCGGACTTTTGCAGGAATATCAGGAGATAAAAGAACTCGGTGTAAGAGCCGTAAGGCTTAACTTTACGATAGAGGATTCAAAACGCACCGCGGCGATTGCCCGGGAATTCTCGGAAGCTTACCATATGGGAAGGCTTTCGCAGCATTCCGGAGAATTTACGAAGGGGCATTTCAGGCGGGGCGTATAG
- a CDS encoding RnfABCDGE type electron transport complex subunit G, with the protein MGKIIKDAGALLAITLVAGFLLGLVYDVTLEPIQVQEELAKKEACQEVFADAADFRESDADLDAVTASNIENGWDKQTIDEVMEAVNESGEIIGYVITVTDSEGYGGDITFSMGVQMDGMLNGISILSISETAGLGMKADTDEFKNQFKGKNVEKFEYTKTGAASDEQIDALSGATITTNAVTNGVNAGLAAFQYLKGGN; encoded by the coding sequence ATGGGTAAAATTATCAAAGATGCCGGTGCACTGCTGGCGATCACTCTTGTTGCGGGATTTCTGCTGGGGCTGGTGTATGATGTGACGCTGGAACCGATACAGGTTCAGGAAGAACTTGCAAAAAAAGAAGCATGTCAGGAAGTATTCGCAGATGCCGCTGATTTCAGGGAAAGCGATGCGGATCTGGATGCGGTCACTGCCAGTAACATCGAAAACGGCTGGGATAAACAGACGATTGATGAAGTCATGGAGGCGGTTAATGAGAGCGGTGAAATCATCGGATATGTCATCACAGTGACGGATTCTGAAGGGTACGGCGGAGACATCACATTCTCCATGGGTGTACAGATGGACGGAATGCTGAATGGTATTTCGATTCTTTCCATCAGTGAGACCGCTGGTCTCGGCATGAAGGCTGACACCGATGAATTCAAAAACCAGTTCAAAGGCAAAAATGTGGAGAAATTCGAGTATACAAAAACCGGTGCAGCAAGTGATGAGCAGATTGATGCGCTGAGCGGTGCAACGATCACGACAAATGCTGTTACGAACGGTGTGAATGCCGGTCTGGCGGCATTCCAGTATCTGAAGGGAGGTAACTAA
- the ruvB gene encoding Holliday junction branch migration DNA helicase RuvB translates to MDKRIITTEFTDEDVKIEGSLRPQTLDDYIGQEKTKENLRIYIEAARQRGDALDHVLFYGPPGLGKTTLAGIIANEMGVNMKVTSGPAIEKPGEMAAILNNLQEGDVLFVDEIHRLNRQVEEVLYPAMEDFAIDIMIGKGATARSIRLDLPKFTLVGATTRAGLLTAPLRDRFGVIHHLEFYQEEELETIILHSAQVLGVKIDTKGAAALARRARGTPRLANRLLKRVRDFAQVKYDGVITEEVAVYALDLLEVDQYGLDSCDRMILTTLIEKFAGGPAGLDTLAAAIGEDSGTIEDVYEPYLLKHGFLNRTPRGRCATVKAYEHLGIAVPETEN, encoded by the coding sequence ATGGATAAGAGGATCATTACGACAGAATTTACTGATGAAGATGTGAAGATCGAGGGCAGTCTGCGGCCGCAGACCCTGGATGACTATATCGGACAGGAGAAGACGAAGGAAAATCTGCGGATTTATATCGAGGCTGCCAGGCAGCGTGGGGATGCGCTGGATCACGTACTGTTCTACGGGCCTCCCGGACTGGGGAAGACGACACTCGCAGGTATTATTGCAAATGAGATGGGCGTGAATATGAAGGTCACCTCCGGACCGGCGATCGAAAAACCCGGGGAGATGGCTGCCATCCTGAATAATCTCCAGGAGGGAGACGTACTTTTTGTGGATGAGATTCATCGTCTGAACCGTCAGGTGGAGGAGGTTCTGTATCCCGCGATGGAGGATTTTGCAATCGACATCATGATCGGCAAAGGGGCGACCGCACGTTCGATACGCCTTGATCTTCCGAAGTTTACACTGGTGGGGGCGACAACGCGGGCAGGGCTTCTGACGGCGCCGCTGAGGGATCGTTTTGGAGTGATTCACCATCTCGAATTTTACCAGGAGGAGGAGCTTGAAACGATTATCCTGCATTCAGCCCAGGTACTCGGGGTTAAGATCGATACGAAGGGAGCGGCAGCTCTCGCTAGACGCGCGCGGGGGACGCCGCGACTGGCAAATCGTCTCCTCAAAAGGGTGAGGGATTTTGCACAGGTGAAATATGACGGTGTTATCACAGAAGAGGTGGCGGTCTATGCACTGGATCTACTGGAAGTCGATCAGTACGGCCTGGACAGCTGCGACCGGATGATCCTGACTACGCTGATCGAAAAGTTTGCCGGAGGCCCTGCAGGGCTTGATACCCTGGCTGCTGCCATAGGAGAGGACTCCGGGACGATCGAAGATGTCTATGAACCGTATCTGCTGAAACACGGTTTTCTGAACCGTACTCCCCGCGGCAGATGTGCAACGGTTAAGGCATATGAACATCTGGGTATCGCTGTCCCGGAGACGGAAAACTGA
- a CDS encoding Gx transporter family protein, with translation MKNKTAVLGLFAALAILLGYVESLIPFFAGVYGVKIGLSNLMIVFLLYLYGWREAILISVIRILVIGFLFGNLFSILFSLAGASLSLLVMGLLKRAPGFTVIGVSVAGGVAHNTAQIAVAVCLVSTFKLMYYLPVLLVSGVVTGAGIGIVSREMIRRLAPVFQKE, from the coding sequence ATGAAGAATAAAACGGCAGTACTCGGACTGTTCGCAGCCCTGGCGATTCTGCTTGGATATGTGGAGTCTCTGATTCCGTTTTTTGCCGGAGTGTACGGCGTAAAGATCGGGCTGTCCAACCTGATGATCGTTTTTCTGCTGTATCTGTACGGATGGAGGGAGGCGATCCTGATTTCTGTCATACGGATTCTGGTGATCGGTTTTCTGTTTGGCAATCTGTTCAGTATTCTGTTCAGTCTTGCGGGCGCATCTTTAAGCCTGCTTGTGATGGGACTGCTCAAAAGAGCTCCGGGATTTACAGTGATCGGCGTGAGTGTCGCCGGAGGTGTGGCGCATAATACCGCGCAGATCGCGGTGGCGGTATGTCTGGTCAGTACGTTTAAACTGATGTATTATCTTCCCGTTCTGCTCGTATCAGGCGTGGTGACCGGAGCAGGGATCGGGATCGTGAGCAGGGAGATGATCCGGCGTCTGGCGCCGGTGTTTCAAAAGGAATAA
- the ruvA gene encoding Holliday junction branch migration protein RuvA, giving the protein MIVFVKGEVAELGEHHVVIDNGGIGYEIFMPSSMLACLRQGEEIRIHTYQHVKEDAMQLFGFLTKEDMQVFRLLIGVNGVGPKAGLGILSALSTDELRFAVLSDDAAAISRAPGIGKKTAQKIILELKDKMDLQDAFEQKLMHQQEAQAEAGADLAVHEAVQALTALGYSNSDALRAVKQTGSTEGMDAEAVLKAALKRLI; this is encoded by the coding sequence ATGATCGTGTTTGTTAAAGGTGAGGTCGCGGAGCTCGGCGAACACCATGTAGTGATCGATAACGGCGGAATTGGCTATGAAATTTTCATGCCGTCCTCCATGCTGGCATGTCTGCGGCAGGGGGAAGAAATCCGGATACATACATACCAGCATGTGAAGGAAGATGCCATGCAGCTGTTTGGATTTCTGACAAAAGAGGATATGCAGGTCTTTCGGCTGCTGATCGGTGTGAACGGCGTGGGACCTAAGGCGGGACTTGGGATACTGTCTGCACTGTCCACGGATGAACTGCGGTTTGCAGTTCTCTCTGATGACGCCGCTGCGATCTCCCGGGCGCCGGGGATCGGGAAGAAGACAGCGCAGAAGATCATACTGGAACTGAAGGACAAGATGGACCTTCAGGATGCATTTGAACAGAAGCTGATGCATCAGCAGGAGGCGCAGGCAGAAGCGGGGGCTGATCTCGCAGTGCACGAGGCTGTACAGGCGCTGACGGCACTCGGATACTCAAATTCAGACGCCCTGCGTGCGGTAAAACAGACAGGCAGCACGGAGGGAATGGATGCCGAGGCTGTTTTGAAGGCGGCACTGAAGAGACTGATTTAA
- a CDS encoding FAD:protein FMN transferase, with amino-acid sequence MQKLILKNARTAAHVRKSARATVLSVNFKTIIKTGVLAALLLVPGFLISGCGSKQPEMVSRQGFYFDTVIGIEAYGSPDDVRDAIEHAFALCQDMEKTFSRTRSDSELYALNHRTEQSVEVSDELADVISAGLSYYELSEGRFDITIAPVSELWDFKSENPRVPDADAIAEAVKKVDARKVHVQGNTVTFDSPDTMIDLGAIVKGYAADRLKEHMEEDGITSGMINLGGNVMTIGRKPDGTDWGVGIQKPFAERNETIATLRAPDCSVVSSGVYERYFETDGIRYSHILDASTGYPADTDLWQATVVTDSSMQGDALSTVCMLLGYEKARQLTDQLDGVQQVLFVGDDGSLMEP; translated from the coding sequence TTGCAAAAATTGATTTTGAAAAATGCACGAACTGCGGCACATGTCAGGAAGTCTGCCCGCGCCACTGTATTGTCAGTGAATTTTAAAACAATCATAAAAACCGGAGTACTGGCGGCATTGCTGCTGGTACCTGGTTTTCTCATTTCCGGCTGCGGCAGTAAGCAGCCGGAAATGGTTTCCAGGCAGGGATTTTATTTCGATACCGTCATCGGTATTGAGGCGTATGGGAGCCCGGACGACGTAAGGGATGCCATCGAGCATGCGTTTGCGCTATGCCAGGATATGGAAAAGACGTTCAGCCGCACGCGCAGTGACAGTGAACTCTATGCACTGAATCACCGCACAGAACAGTCTGTTGAAGTATCAGACGAGCTTGCAGATGTGATCAGCGCCGGGCTTTCCTACTATGAACTCTCGGAAGGAAGATTTGACATTACGATAGCCCCCGTCAGTGAGCTCTGGGACTTTAAGAGTGAAAATCCCCGGGTGCCGGATGCGGATGCGATCGCGGAAGCTGTGAAAAAAGTGGATGCGCGCAAAGTCCATGTACAGGGGAATACCGTAACGTTTGACAGCCCCGATACGATGATCGATCTGGGTGCCATCGTAAAGGGATATGCGGCTGACAGGCTGAAGGAACATATGGAGGAAGACGGCATCACGTCCGGAATGATCAATCTCGGAGGAAATGTCATGACGATCGGCAGAAAACCGGACGGAACTGACTGGGGTGTGGGAATCCAGAAGCCGTTTGCAGAACGGAATGAGACGATTGCTACCCTCCGGGCTCCGGACTGCTCTGTTGTCAGCTCCGGAGTGTATGAACGCTATTTTGAAACAGACGGCATCCGGTATTCACATATTCTGGATGCGTCGACGGGCTATCCCGCAGACACAGACCTGTGGCAGGCCACGGTAGTGACAGATTCCTCCATGCAGGGGGATGCACTCAGCACGGTCTGCATGCTGCTGGGCTATGAGAAGGCAAGACAGCTGACAGATCAGCTGGATGGAGTGCAGCAGGTACTGTTTGTGGGAGACGACGGCTCCCTTATGGAACCGTAA